The proteins below come from a single Zhouia spongiae genomic window:
- a CDS encoding DUF4403 family protein: MKKKWLSELPYVFSLLLVTAIQVGCSSSTQITTLKPEPDRASPLIYENSYSFINIPVTIHLKDIERITNSSLEGLVYEDDDFEDDDLKMKVWKQEAISITNENGRLKTVLPLKALVKYRFSADKFGIPIEDVRDIHLDGVVTLISDVGLTNWQLKTNTRLKSLQWNEAPTMKVLGQAIPVTSLVNPAVTIFKSVIEESIDHSIQQSLDFKPNILDALETICRPFEMSETYESWLRVVPEELYTTDATLHEQAITFKMGMKCAMETIIGEEPEIKFDRNKIVLKPVVKIPETVTANIAAISTYKDASRIMSKNFKGYEFGEGKKKVTVQNVDIWQREKKMIIALHVTGSVNGTVYLTGYPQYNEVTKEVYFDKLDYVLDTKNALVKSAQWLAGNYMLLQFQEKCRYSIEPNLMEGKKNIEHYLDNYSPVKGVYVNGAVEDISFKKIQLTNKALIAFIEVKGKVAVDVNGVE; the protein is encoded by the coding sequence ATGAAAAAAAAATGGCTTTCTGAATTGCCATATGTGTTCAGCCTTTTATTAGTAACAGCAATACAAGTCGGCTGTTCTTCCTCAACACAAATAACGACCCTGAAACCGGAACCCGATCGGGCAAGCCCGCTGATTTATGAGAATTCATATTCTTTTATAAATATTCCGGTAACCATACATCTGAAAGATATAGAAAGAATAACCAATAGCTCGCTGGAAGGGCTCGTTTATGAGGATGATGATTTTGAAGATGACGATTTAAAAATGAAAGTATGGAAACAGGAAGCGATATCAATAACAAATGAAAATGGCAGATTAAAAACCGTTTTGCCTCTTAAGGCATTAGTTAAATATCGTTTTAGCGCAGATAAGTTTGGTATTCCGATAGAAGATGTCAGAGACATTCATTTAGATGGCGTGGTGACTCTTATAAGTGATGTGGGGCTTACAAACTGGCAGCTCAAGACCAATACGAGATTAAAATCGCTACAGTGGAACGAAGCGCCGACCATGAAGGTGTTGGGGCAGGCGATACCGGTTACCAGCCTGGTGAATCCTGCCGTAACTATTTTTAAATCGGTAATTGAAGAGAGTATAGATCATTCCATACAGCAATCATTGGATTTCAAACCCAATATATTAGATGCACTGGAAACTATTTGCCGTCCGTTTGAAATGAGCGAGACCTATGAAAGCTGGCTTCGTGTGGTTCCGGAAGAACTGTATACTACAGATGCAACATTGCACGAGCAGGCAATAACGTTTAAAATGGGAATGAAATGTGCCATGGAAACCATAATCGGTGAAGAACCCGAAATAAAATTTGACAGGAATAAGATTGTATTAAAGCCGGTTGTTAAAATACCCGAGACGGTAACGGCTAATATTGCTGCCATTTCTACATATAAAGATGCGTCGCGTATTATGTCGAAGAACTTTAAAGGGTATGAGTTTGGAGAAGGGAAGAAAAAAGTGACGGTACAAAATGTCGATATCTGGCAAAGAGAGAAGAAAATGATCATCGCCCTTCATGTAACAGGAAGTGTGAACGGGACTGTTTACTTAACAGGATATCCACAGTATAATGAAGTCACCAAAGAGGTGTATTTTGATAAACTCGATTATGTGTTAGATACAAAGAATGCCCTGGTAAAATCTGCACAATGGCTCGCAGGGAATTATATGCTTTTACAATTTCAGGAAAAATGCAGGTACTCCATAGAACCGAACCTGATGGAAGGCAAGAAGAATATTGAACACTATCTAGATAACTATTCACCTGTTAAAGGGGTGTATGTTAATGGGGCGGTAGAAGATATCAGCTTTAAGAAGATCCAGCTTACCAATAAAGCTTTAATCGCTTTTATTGAAGTAAAAGGAAAGGTAGCTGTTGATGTAAATGGTGTAGAATGA
- the gldM gene encoding gliding motility protein GldM, translating to MAGKLSPRQRMINLMYLIFIAMLALNMSKEVLSAFGLLNEKLTNFNSKAAERNANAFASLELKASEQPLKYGALFRDVQTINQTSSDLYGYLDNLKTEMLAGLAQEDQQDYEVMDKSNFLDQKFFQGDRYSAAGQEFIDKINDFRTSSSEIINKIPDSLMKPAQKTALVNAIEARFTTGDDKGQVANRDGRPVDWLNYHYEGFPLVASMTKITLLQSDIRTTQDEILKAMLQGQLTQEVSMTNYTTLLEAPKSAYFSGEDFNGQIVLGRKDATTKPNRVELTLDGKELGEDDYVIEDGRVRLTVSTGNVGEHTIEGNLIFAQDGEEIEVPVKQTFTVIPKPNSAVISADKMNVVYRGVANPMTISIPGVGNISANAPGLKPIGGAGKYIMNPGTGREVTISVSGKLPGGEPVSDRKTFRIKDIPRPSGTVRGEFGEIKMPRANLEISSVGAILEDFDFDLNLAISGFKFKVPGQPTVQVRGNKLDSRAKAALTRARRGDVVQIFDIEAFITNNRSYKLKKVSPVVVELTN from the coding sequence ATGGCAGGAAAATTATCACCAAGGCAGCGAATGATTAACCTCATGTACCTGATCTTCATTGCTATGCTGGCATTGAATATGAGTAAAGAGGTGTTGTCTGCATTCGGTTTGCTTAACGAAAAACTGACTAACTTTAACAGTAAGGCAGCAGAGCGTAATGCAAATGCATTCGCTAGCTTAGAACTAAAAGCATCAGAACAGCCTTTAAAATATGGGGCCTTGTTCAGGGATGTTCAAACTATAAATCAGACCTCAAGTGATTTGTATGGTTATTTAGATAACCTGAAAACGGAAATGCTGGCCGGTTTGGCTCAGGAAGACCAGCAAGACTACGAAGTAATGGATAAGTCCAACTTCCTGGATCAAAAGTTCTTTCAGGGTGACCGTTATTCGGCTGCCGGACAGGAATTTATCGATAAGATCAATGATTTTAGGACAAGCAGCTCAGAGATCATTAATAAAATACCTGATTCATTGATGAAACCGGCTCAAAAAACAGCTTTGGTTAATGCAATAGAAGCGCGTTTTACAACGGGTGACGATAAAGGACAGGTGGCGAATAGAGACGGAAGACCGGTTGATTGGTTGAACTACCATTACGAAGGGTTCCCGTTAGTGGCTTCGATGACTAAAATCACATTGTTGCAGTCGGATATCAGAACGACCCAGGATGAGATTTTAAAAGCTATGTTGCAAGGTCAGTTAACTCAGGAAGTTTCCATGACTAACTATACAACACTATTAGAAGCACCTAAATCCGCTTATTTTTCCGGAGAGGATTTTAACGGTCAGATTGTTTTAGGTAGAAAAGATGCAACTACAAAACCAAACAGGGTCGAGTTAACCCTGGATGGTAAAGAATTAGGAGAAGACGATTATGTAATCGAAGACGGACGTGTCCGTTTAACGGTGAGTACCGGTAATGTAGGTGAACATACCATTGAGGGAAATCTGATCTTTGCTCAGGATGGTGAGGAAATTGAAGTGCCTGTAAAACAGACCTTCACGGTGATCCCCAAACCGAATTCTGCTGTTATCTCGGCAGATAAGATGAATGTAGTTTATCGTGGTGTTGCCAACCCAATGACAATTTCAATTCCGGGAGTAGGTAATATCAGCGCTAATGCACCTGGGTTAAAACCTATAGGCGGTGCCGGAAAATATATCATGAATCCGGGTACAGGTAGGGAAGTTACAATTTCTGTATCGGGTAAATTGCCTGGGGGCGAACCGGTATCAGATCGTAAAACTTTCAGGATTAAAGATATCCCAAGACCTTCAGGAACTGTCAGGGGAGAGTTTGGAGAAATTAAAATGCCAAGAGCCAATTTAGAGATCTCTAGTGTTGGGGCAATTTTAGAAGACTTCGACTTCGATCTTAACCTGGCTATCAGCGGATTTAAATTTAAAGTTCCGGGACAGCCAACGGTTCAGGTTAGAGGGAATAAGCTTGATAGCCGTGCAAAAGCTGCACTGACAAGAGCCAGAAGAGGCGATGTTGTTCAGATCTTCGATATAGAAGCTTTTATTACAAACAACAGAAGCTATAAGCTTAAAAAAGTTTCACCTGTAGTGGTTGAGCTAACGAACTAA
- the gldL gene encoding gliding motility protein GldL: protein MAQSKSTKQLFNMAYGLGASIVILGALFKIAHWEIGPLNGTVLLAIGLITEAIIFAISAFEPVDADVDWTLVYPELAGGEGKSRKNEAAEAKEAEGLLSRKLDDMLKEAKLDASLMNSLGESIRSFEGAAKGIAPTADAIGSTKKYAEELSLAAAQMESLNSLYKVQLESANRQASINEEVAENAGKLKDQMVSLTSNLTSLNGVYGNMLTAMNGRA, encoded by the coding sequence ATGGCACAATCAAAATCAACCAAGCAATTATTTAACATGGCCTATGGCCTTGGAGCATCAATCGTAATATTAGGTGCATTGTTTAAAATCGCTCACTGGGAAATCGGCCCGTTGAACGGTACTGTCCTGTTAGCCATCGGTCTTATTACCGAAGCTATCATTTTTGCAATTTCAGCTTTCGAGCCTGTAGATGCAGATGTAGACTGGACTTTAGTTTATCCGGAGCTGGCAGGTGGCGAAGGTAAATCGAGAAAGAATGAGGCAGCAGAGGCTAAAGAAGCTGAAGGTCTGTTGTCCAGGAAATTAGATGATATGCTTAAAGAAGCTAAACTCGATGCTTCATTGATGAATAGTTTAGGAGAAAGCATCCGTAGTTTTGAAGGTGCTGCTAAAGGAATTGCACCCACTGCAGACGCTATCGGATCTACGAAGAAGTATGCAGAAGAACTTTCTTTGGCTGCAGCCCAAATGGAATCATTAAACAGTCTTTATAAAGTACAATTGGAGAGCGCAAACAGGCAAGCTTCAATCAATGAGGAAGTTGCAGAAAATGCAGGTAAGCTGAAAGACCAGATGGTGTCTTTAACAAGCAACCTGACTTCATTGAATGGAGTTTACGGTAATATGCTTACTGCGATGAATGGTAGAGCTTAA
- the gldK gene encoding gliding motility lipoprotein GldK: MKKLFLLALVTLFMYSCGSGDRGQLVGVKGKKWYPEKPKGMVLIPGGSFIMGKSEEDLADASDAPAKTVTVRAFYMDETEITNAEYRQFVEWVKDSIVRTNLAIMADLVGETPGNGGIGEYAFMDADTTNLSVYQKYMLENYTGMGETGYEGRRLNRRIDLEWDVNEYPDEYYAEVMDEMYISQEESYNGIRTVDVQKLKFQYDWIDIQAAARDKKGSRKDHIKHEEIMIYPDTTVWIKDFSYSYNEPMHNDYFWHDAYGDYPVVGVSWKQAKAFCAWRSKYLNDYNRSKGKQPANQFRLPTEEEWEYAARGGIESGKYPWGGPYVMNDRGCFMANFKPLRGDYAADEALYTVEAKSYEPNDYGLYNMAGNVSEWTNSSYDPNAYEYVSTMNPNTLDDNNKRKVIRGGSWKDVAYFLQVSTRDYEYQDTARSYIGFRTVQDYMGTDVTQSK, from the coding sequence ATGAAAAAGCTATTTTTATTAGCACTCGTTACATTGTTTATGTATAGCTGTGGCTCCGGAGACCGTGGTCAGTTAGTGGGTGTTAAAGGAAAAAAATGGTACCCAGAGAAGCCCAAAGGGATGGTTCTGATACCCGGAGGTTCCTTTATTATGGGGAAATCTGAAGAAGATCTTGCAGACGCTTCAGATGCACCAGCCAAGACTGTAACCGTTCGGGCTTTCTACATGGACGAAACAGAAATAACCAATGCCGAATATCGTCAGTTTGTCGAGTGGGTTAAAGACTCAATTGTACGTACCAATCTTGCTATTATGGCAGATTTAGTGGGGGAAACTCCCGGAAATGGCGGTATCGGAGAGTATGCTTTTATGGATGCAGATACTACAAACCTTTCCGTGTATCAGAAATATATGCTTGAGAATTATACAGGTATGGGAGAGACAGGTTATGAAGGCAGAAGGCTTAATAGGCGCATAGATCTCGAATGGGATGTGAATGAATATCCTGATGAGTATTATGCGGAGGTTATGGATGAGATGTATATATCTCAGGAAGAATCATATAACGGCATCAGGACCGTAGATGTCCAGAAGCTGAAATTCCAGTATGACTGGATAGATATTCAGGCGGCTGCCCGCGATAAGAAAGGGAGCAGAAAAGATCATATCAAGCACGAAGAAATTATGATCTACCCGGATACTACGGTTTGGATCAAAGATTTCAGCTATTCATATAATGAGCCTATGCACAATGATTATTTCTGGCATGATGCTTATGGAGACTATCCTGTAGTCGGGGTATCGTGGAAGCAGGCCAAGGCTTTTTGTGCATGGAGATCTAAATATTTGAACGATTACAATAGAAGTAAAGGAAAGCAACCGGCCAACCAGTTCCGTCTTCCAACAGAAGAAGAGTGGGAGTATGCTGCCCGCGGAGGAATCGAATCGGGTAAGTACCCGTGGGGAGGCCCGTATGTAATGAATGACAGAGGTTGTTTTATGGCGAACTTTAAACCACTTCGCGGTGATTATGCTGCGGATGAAGCGTTGTATACTGTAGAGGCTAAATCATACGAGCCTAATGATTATGGTTTATACAATATGGCTGGGAATGTGTCGGAGTGGACGAATTCTTCCTACGATCCTAACGCCTACGAGTATGTGTCGACAATGAACCCGAATACCCTGGATGATAATAATAAAAGAAAAGTTATCAGGGGCGGATCTTGGAAAGATGTTGCATACTTCCTTCAGGTAAGTACAAGGGATTATGAGTATCAGGATACCGCCAGGAGTTATATCGGATTCAGAACCGTGCAGGATTACATGGGAACTGATGTGACCCAAAGTAAATAA
- a CDS encoding CPXCG motif-containing cysteine-rich protein has product MIEHFFQCPYCWEQVSVLVDTSIPEQSYIEDCEVCCNPVRLNVSCQYDKIIVFEALNTEQ; this is encoded by the coding sequence ATGATTGAACACTTTTTTCAATGCCCGTATTGCTGGGAGCAGGTATCTGTACTTGTCGATACATCGATACCTGAACAATCTTATATAGAAGATTGCGAGGTGTGTTGTAACCCGGTCAGATTAAATGTTTCGTGTCAATATGATAAAATAATTGTTTTTGAAGCACTTAACACAGAACAATAA
- a CDS encoding formimidoylglutamase, with protein MDLEFLSPVEQVVLAHNELLPKQSLGRNIQIHTEAGGIPDLEGVQIAMVAVNETRNGSVRKYERVQMSDFRRSLYKLFLGNWNSSIVDLGNIEPGESVEDTYFALARLTEELVKRQINLIVLGGSQDLTYATYRGFDKLEQMVNLVAVDGRFDFGSADESISSASYLSKIVVDQPNNLFNFSNLGYQTYYNAQEEIDLMGKLFFDAYRLGEVINDVTVVEPVMRDADVVSLDMTSVRSADLGSDAQLHPNGFDGREICAIARYAGISDKVSVFGVYECLNNSQFEQLVAQILWYYIEGYNCRKKDYPFSSIDDNYEKYIVPMEDADVNFFKSNLSGRWWVEVSENELLGNKFKRHTLIPCTHHDYLEACNNKLPERWWKAYKKMMV; from the coding sequence GTGGATCTAGAATTTTTATCGCCCGTAGAGCAAGTTGTTTTAGCTCATAATGAACTTTTGCCAAAACAGTCTTTAGGCAGGAATATTCAAATTCATACCGAAGCAGGCGGTATTCCAGACCTGGAAGGAGTACAGATCGCTATGGTGGCCGTAAATGAAACCCGAAACGGTTCCGTAAGGAAATATGAACGTGTGCAAATGTCGGATTTCAGGAGGTCGTTATATAAGCTGTTTCTTGGGAATTGGAATTCTTCTATCGTTGATTTAGGGAATATAGAGCCGGGAGAGTCTGTTGAAGACACCTATTTTGCCCTGGCAAGATTAACTGAAGAGTTAGTGAAACGGCAAATAAACCTCATAGTACTGGGGGGGAGCCAGGATCTGACATATGCTACCTATAGGGGGTTTGATAAGTTAGAGCAGATGGTAAACCTGGTGGCTGTCGACGGACGTTTTGATTTTGGTTCAGCCGATGAATCAATATCTTCTGCGTCTTATTTGAGTAAAATTGTGGTCGATCAGCCCAACAACCTGTTTAATTTTTCAAATCTGGGATATCAGACCTATTACAATGCTCAGGAGGAGATTGATTTGATGGGTAAGTTGTTTTTTGATGCTTACAGGTTGGGAGAGGTAATTAATGATGTAACAGTAGTAGAGCCTGTGATGCGTGATGCCGACGTGGTGAGCCTCGATATGACCTCCGTGCGTTCTGCAGACCTGGGGTCGGATGCTCAGTTGCATCCGAATGGTTTTGATGGCAGGGAGATATGTGCTATTGCACGTTATGCAGGTATTAGCGATAAAGTTTCGGTTTTCGGGGTGTATGAGTGTCTGAACAATAGCCAGTTCGAACAATTGGTGGCGCAAATCCTATGGTATTATATAGAAGGGTATAATTGCAGGAAGAAGGATTATCCTTTTAGTTCCATAGACGATAATTATGAGAAATATATCGTTCCCATGGAAGATGCTGATGTTAACTTTTTCAAAAGTAATTTGTCAGGCCGATGGTGGGTTGAAGTCTCGGAAAATGAGCTTTTAGGCAATAAATTTAAAAGACATACGTTAATACCTTGCACCCATCATGATTATTTGGAAGCCTGTAATAATAAGTTGCCGGAACGCTGGTGGAAAGCTTACAAAAAAATGATGGTGTGA
- the gldN gene encoding gliding motility protein GldN has protein sequence MNWKSLICVISVVLFSTATFAQANLLNAKFPEEVGVKTMEQIKADNDAPLPYGYVDDRDILWSKTTWERIDLDERINFPLYYPVDTIGIGSDRRSLYDVLVKNIKDGLLTDIYVDSYFTDRRNFNDLEATLVKVDTTDLGYEQLNAGEQVSPEYINRRKITSADIQEYWIKGLWYFDKRQGELKYRLIGLAPVAPDVNFIDSEHQDLVPLFWVWFPSAREILHEAKAFNGANSARPISFDQLLNARRFNAYIYKEENVYGDRKIEDYIQDNAMFQLLEAQRIKERLRDREQDMWSY, from the coding sequence ATGAATTGGAAAAGTTTAATATGTGTAATCTCGGTAGTACTTTTTAGTACTGCAACATTTGCTCAGGCAAACTTGCTTAATGCCAAATTCCCCGAAGAAGTCGGGGTGAAAACAATGGAGCAAATTAAAGCTGATAACGATGCGCCGTTACCTTACGGGTATGTAGACGATAGGGATATCTTATGGTCTAAAACTACCTGGGAGCGTATAGACCTGGATGAAAGAATTAATTTTCCCTTGTATTATCCTGTGGATACGATAGGTATTGGCAGTGACAGGCGTTCGTTATACGATGTACTGGTTAAGAACATTAAGGATGGCTTACTTACTGATATTTATGTTGATTCGTATTTTACAGACAGAAGAAACTTTAACGATCTTGAAGCTACTTTAGTAAAAGTAGATACAACCGATTTAGGTTATGAGCAGTTAAACGCCGGAGAACAGGTTTCACCGGAATATATCAACAGAAGAAAGATTACTTCAGCAGATATCCAGGAGTACTGGATCAAAGGATTGTGGTATTTCGATAAACGACAAGGAGAGCTTAAATACAGGCTTATCGGGTTGGCACCGGTAGCCCCGGATGTGAACTTTATAGATAGCGAACATCAGGACCTGGTTCCTTTATTCTGGGTATGGTTCCCGAGTGCCAGAGAGATACTTCACGAGGCAAAAGCCTTTAACGGAGCTAATTCTGCAAGACCGATATCTTTCGACCAATTGCTCAATGCAAGACGATTCAATGCCTATATATACAAAGAAGAAAACGTATACGGAGACAGAAAGATTGAAGATTATATCCAGGACAATGCCATGTTCCAGCTTTTAGAAGCACAGCGTATAAAAGAAAGATTACGCGATAGGGAACAAGACATGTGGAGTTATTAA
- the abc-f gene encoding ribosomal protection-like ABC-F family protein: protein MLNVHNLSVSFSGEVLFDEVSFRLNPGDRVGLIGKNGAGKSTMLKLLSKEYEADTGVIATDKEVQIGFLKQDIDFVKGRTVLEEAYQAFEEIKGLELKIDKINHLLATRTDYESEEYHQLMVDLNDVTHRYEVLGGYNYQGNTEKVLQGLGFRREDFNKLTDSFSGGWRMRIELAKLLLQDNDVLLLDEPTNHLDIESIIWLEQFLNTYSGAVVIVSHDKMFLDNVTNRTIEISLGKIYDYNKPYSKYLELRAEMREQQMNAQKNQEKQIQQTEKLIEKFRAKASKASMAQSLIKKLDRIDRIEVDDEDNAVMNVRFPVSVQPGKVVLEAEGASKNYGEKEVLKNVDLLVERGSKTAFVGQNGQGKTTLAKMIVGETDYTGTLKLGHNVQLGYFAQNQADYLDGEKTVLDTMLDAATDGNRVKVRDMLGSFLFRGDEVDKKVKVLSGGERNRLALCKMLLHPFNVLVMDEPTNHLDIKSKNVLKGALQNFEGTLILVSHDRDFLQGLTNKVYEFRDRKIKEYLGDINFYLEQRKVEDFREIEKREKVKEEKEVSTGAVSYEDQKKLKTLKNRLSKVESQIDELEKQIREADIKLAEHYDQLSEDTSFFEEYSKMKKSLEELVNEWERIVEEVEG, encoded by the coding sequence ATGTTAAACGTACATAATTTATCGGTTTCGTTCAGTGGCGAAGTATTGTTTGATGAAGTCTCATTCAGGTTGAATCCCGGAGACAGGGTCGGACTCATAGGAAAAAACGGAGCAGGAAAATCTACCATGCTGAAATTGTTGTCTAAAGAATATGAAGCCGATACCGGAGTTATTGCGACCGACAAAGAAGTACAGATCGGATTTTTAAAACAGGATATTGATTTTGTTAAGGGAAGAACCGTGCTGGAAGAAGCATATCAGGCCTTTGAAGAAATTAAAGGGCTGGAGTTAAAGATAGACAAGATCAATCATCTGCTGGCAACCAGAACCGATTATGAAAGTGAAGAATATCACCAACTGATGGTCGATCTGAACGATGTTACGCACCGTTATGAAGTGTTGGGGGGATACAATTATCAGGGTAATACGGAAAAAGTACTTCAGGGACTTGGTTTCAGGCGGGAAGATTTTAATAAACTTACAGATTCTTTTTCCGGAGGCTGGCGAATGCGTATCGAACTGGCAAAATTGTTACTTCAGGATAACGATGTGCTGCTGCTGGATGAACCTACAAACCACCTCGATATAGAATCGATTATCTGGTTAGAACAGTTTTTAAATACATATAGCGGCGCTGTAGTAATTGTATCGCACGATAAGATGTTTTTAGACAATGTAACCAACAGAACTATCGAGATTTCTTTAGGAAAGATATATGATTATAATAAGCCTTATAGTAAATACCTTGAGCTACGGGCAGAGATGAGAGAGCAGCAGATGAACGCTCAGAAAAATCAGGAAAAGCAGATCCAGCAAACTGAAAAACTGATTGAAAAGTTCAGGGCCAAGGCGAGTAAAGCTTCAATGGCTCAATCGTTAATTAAAAAACTCGATCGTATAGATCGTATTGAAGTTGATGATGAGGATAATGCAGTAATGAATGTTCGTTTTCCTGTGTCCGTCCAGCCGGGAAAGGTAGTTCTGGAAGCAGAAGGAGCCTCTAAGAATTATGGAGAAAAAGAAGTGTTGAAAAACGTAGACCTGTTAGTGGAAAGAGGGAGCAAAACAGCATTTGTCGGTCAAAACGGACAAGGGAAGACCACGCTGGCTAAAATGATCGTCGGAGAAACAGATTATACCGGTACACTAAAGCTTGGACATAATGTACAATTGGGATATTTTGCCCAAAACCAGGCAGATTACCTTGATGGAGAAAAAACAGTGTTAGATACGATGCTCGATGCTGCAACAGACGGGAATCGGGTGAAGGTAAGAGATATGCTCGGCTCTTTTCTGTTTAGAGGGGATGAAGTAGATAAAAAAGTAAAAGTGCTTTCCGGAGGAGAAAGAAACAGGCTTGCTTTGTGTAAAATGCTTTTGCATCCTTTTAATGTTCTGGTGATGGATGAGCCTACAAACCACCTCGATATTAAATCGAAAAATGTGCTGAAAGGGGCACTGCAAAACTTCGAAGGAACATTGATCCTCGTTTCACACGACCGTGATTTTCTTCAGGGACTAACAAATAAAGTGTATGAGTTTCGCGATAGAAAAATAAAAGAATACCTCGGAGACATAAACTTCTATCTGGAGCAAAGAAAAGTTGAGGATTTCAGAGAGATTGAGAAACGTGAAAAAGTAAAAGAAGAGAAGGAAGTTTCAACAGGTGCCGTTTCATATGAAGACCAGAAAAAGCTAAAAACACTAAAGAATAGACTCAGTAAGGTAGAATCCCAGATAGATGAGCTCGAAAAGCAGATCCGGGAGGCAGATATCAAATTAGCAGAGCACTATGATCAGCTTTCCGAGGATACTTCTTTTTTTGAAGAATACTCAAAGATGAAAAAAAGCTTAGAAGAGCTGGTGAACGAATGGGAGAGGATTGTGGAGGAGGTCGAGGGCTAG
- a CDS encoding DUF983 domain-containing protein produces MLKKGSRLYSILTGSCPKCHQESMYIDNNMYNLSNIYKMHDTCSHCGTRYKIEPSFFYGAMYVSYGVGVAVAVAAFIITYLFIGTSLKTAFISIVASLIVFMPVIMRISRNIWINFFVKYDPNALNKNKQVQK; encoded by the coding sequence ATGTTAAAAAAAGGATCCAGACTCTACAGCATTTTAACAGGAAGTTGTCCCAAATGCCATCAGGAAAGCATGTATATCGACAACAATATGTATAATTTGTCTAACATATATAAAATGCACGATACTTGCTCGCATTGCGGCACCCGTTATAAAATTGAACCTTCTTTCTTTTACGGAGCCATGTATGTAAGTTATGGAGTCGGGGTAGCCGTAGCCGTAGCTGCTTTTATTATTACCTATCTGTTTATCGGCACGAGCCTGAAAACCGCCTTTATTAGCATTGTTGCTTCTTTGATCGTTTTTATGCCGGTAATTATGCGCATTTCGAGAAATATCTGGATCAATTTTTTCGTAAAATACGATCCGAATGCTTTAAACAAAAACAAACAGGTTCAAAAATAA
- a CDS encoding NAD(P)/FAD-dependent oxidoreductase, with the protein MVDYIIVGLGLAGTAFAEQLLKHEKSFIVYDDTSQQSSLVAGALYNPVILKRFTKVWRAHEQLASVESFYPQLESKLNVKFDFKIPVYRRFASVEEQNLWFDAADKPLLEDFLSTTLIKNDNNNIDAPFGYGEVLSTGRVDTDILMTSYTAYLLREGFLKKERFNYEDLIIEADHVMYNNVKAKNIVFCEGFGLKSNPYFNYLPLNGTKGQLLTIHAPELKTDFVLKSSVFLIPTGNDFYRVGATYERHDKTNQITREAREELLAKMDTFIKCPYEVVDQKAGIRPTVTDRRPLVGKHPVYPNVYVLNGMGSRGVMIAPYASGQLYEAIELSQPIDDDMDILRFRKKYPAP; encoded by the coding sequence ATGGTAGACTATATAATTGTTGGCCTGGGACTGGCCGGAACCGCATTTGCCGAACAGCTTTTAAAGCATGAAAAATCTTTTATCGTTTATGATGATACGTCTCAACAGTCATCGTTGGTTGCCGGTGCACTGTATAACCCGGTAATTCTTAAACGGTTTACAAAAGTTTGGCGGGCACACGAGCAGTTAGCGTCCGTGGAATCCTTCTATCCGCAGTTAGAATCAAAACTGAATGTTAAGTTCGATTTTAAAATACCGGTTTACAGACGATTTGCATCTGTTGAAGAGCAAAATCTCTGGTTTGATGCTGCCGATAAGCCATTGCTTGAAGATTTTCTGTCTACCACATTAATTAAAAATGATAACAATAATATCGATGCTCCTTTTGGCTATGGAGAAGTATTGTCGACAGGACGTGTAGATACTGATATCTTGATGACAAGTTATACAGCTTATCTTTTAAGGGAAGGTTTTCTTAAAAAGGAGCGGTTTAATTATGAAGACCTGATTATTGAGGCCGATCATGTAATGTATAATAATGTCAAGGCTAAAAATATTGTCTTTTGTGAAGGTTTTGGACTCAAAAGCAATCCTTATTTTAATTACCTCCCGTTAAACGGAACCAAAGGACAGTTGCTAACCATCCATGCGCCTGAGCTTAAAACCGATTTTGTTTTAAAATCATCTGTTTTTCTGATCCCAACCGGAAATGACTTTTACAGAGTTGGGGCTACCTATGAAAGGCACGATAAAACCAATCAGATAACCAGGGAAGCAAGAGAAGAGTTGCTTGCCAAAATGGATACATTTATCAAATGTCCGTATGAAGTTGTCGACCAGAAGGCAGGAATAAGGCCAACAGTTACAGACAGAAGACCATTGGTAGGGAAACATCCCGTGTACCCGAATGTCTATGTACTAAACGGAATGGGCTCAAGAGGAGTTATGATTGCGCCTTATGCATCAGGGCAACTATACGAAGCAATAGAGTTATCGCAACCTATAGATGACGATATGGATATTTTGAGGTTTAGAAAAAAATACCCGGCTCCATAA